In Flavobacterium enshiense, the genomic stretch GAATCAGTTTGGATGGAACAGTTAAAACGCATCCATTCGATTCGCGATTTTCAGGTCAACTTTATCTATCAGTCCATTCAGCGTGTTTTAGAGCGCAGTTCGGATGGTCTGACAACTTCCGGTTTCGAAAAATTAGATCCGAATACTTCTTATCTTTTTATATCCAATCACCGCGATATTATCTTAGATACTTCATTGCTTAATGTCAGTCTTTTTGATCACGGTTTGGTGATGACGGCTTCGGCAATCGGAGATAATTTGGTGCAGAAATCGTTCTTGCTGACGCTTTCCAAACTAAACAGGAACTTTTTAGTGAAAAGAGGATTGCCGCCACGTGAACTATTACATAGTTCAAAATTGATGTCGGAATTCATGTATCATTTGTTATCCAAAGAAAACCGCTCGGTGTGGATTGCCCAACGAGAAGGAAGAACGAAAGACGGGAATGATGCCACACATCAGGGCGTTTTGAAAATGTTGGGCATGGCTTCGGATGAACCAAATCTGATGGATTTTTTCAAGAAAATCAGAGTGGTTCCGGTATCGATTTCTTATGAATACGATCCAACTGATGCCTTAAAGATGCCTCAGATTATGGCAGAAGCCAATGATGAAACTTATATCAAAGAGAAAAACGAGGATTTTATCACGCTGATTAGCGGGATCATTGGTCAGAAGAAAAGAATCCACATTCATGTAGGCGACATTTTAGACAAGGAATTGGATAAAATTGCGGCTGAGAACGACAATAACAACAAGCAGATTCAGGCTCTTGCACAGGTAATCGACGATTCCATTTTGTCGACTTATAAACTATGGCCGACGAATTTTATCGCTTACGATCTGCTTCACAACGACAACCGATTTGAAAACCAGTATACGGAAAAAGAAAAACAACTTTTCGAACGCCGTCTGGAAATGCGTTTGGGGAGCGAAAAAGATGTACTTCGCGAAAGCTTCCTTGCCATGTATGCTAATCCGGTAGTTAATCAATTGAAATACCAAAATGTCGACTAAACCCAAAATTCTGTTGGTGTATACCGGTGGTACCATTGGAATGGTTAAAGATTCCGAAACCGGTGTGCTTAAGGCATTTAACTTCGACGAATTACTGCATAACATTCCGGAGTTACGATTGCTGGATTGTATTATTGAAACCTTTTCGTTTAACGAGCCCATTGATTCATCCAATATGAATCCCGAAAAATGGGTGGCTATTGCCGAAGCTATTCAGGAGAATTACGATGCATTTGACGGATTTGTGGTTTTGCATGGCTCAGATACCATGTCTTATTCCGCATCGGCATTGAGTTTTATGTTGGAGAATTTGGCCAAACCGGTCATCTTTACAGGCTCGCAGCTACCAATCGGAGATTTGCGTACCGATGCTAAAGAAAACCTGATTACGGCTATTCAAGTAGCTTCATTGCAAAATAAAAACAAGGCAGTCATTACCGAAGTTGGTCTGTACTTTGAATATAAATTATACCGTGGAAACCGCACGACCAAAATCAGCGCGGAACATTTTAATGCTTTTGCTTCACCTAATTATCCTGAATTAGCAGAATCAGGTGTTGATTTAAAAGTGAATAATGATTTGCTGCTTAAAAAAGGAGCAGGAAAGAAATTAAAAGTCAATAAAGGCTTTGATGATAATGTAGCGGTGGTAAAAATGTTTCCTGGGATTAACGAAAGTGTTTTAAATGCCATTCTGCAAATCCCAAATTTGAAAGGAGTAGTGCTGGAGACGTACGGCTCCGGGAATGCCCCTACAGAAGATTGGTTTATTTCCATCCTGAAAAAAGCTATAAAGAAAGGGCTTCACGTGGTTAATGTGACGCAATGTTCAGGCGGAAGCGTGAACATGGGTAAATACGAAACAGGAATGCATCTTAAAAAAATAGGCGTTATTTCGGGTCATGATATTACTACTGAAGCGGCTGTTACCAAACTTATGTATCTTTTGGGACAGAATGTTTCACAGTCAGTTTTTAAAACGATTTTCGAAACGTCCTTACGTGGTGAATTGACATAAAATATTTTTAATAAAGTTTCGAAATGACAAAATAAAATCGTTATTTCGCGTCAGAATTTAGAGAGGTGTCCGAGTGGTTGAAGGAGCAAGCCTGGAAAGTTTGTATATGGGTAACTGTATCGAGGGTTCGAATCCCTTCCTCTCTGCTAAATCAAAAGCAAATTATAACAAAACCCTGTAAATATAATGTTTACAGGGTTTTTTGTTTTTAGTCAAAACCCAAAATATTCAAATATTTTCAAATGAATAGTGCACTATTTAGTGCACTGGTTTTTTAACTTTGAAAGTGCACTAAATTTTTGTTCAGACCTTGTAAATTAAGCGGTTCAGTAAATGAACATCTTGTAAGGAATTGATTAACGATGTAAATTATTAATCAATAAAAAGGTTACCACCATGAACACACAAATCAAAGTACAATTCTATTTAAGAAAGTCAAAAATCAATGCAAACGGATTAATACCGGTTTATCAGAAAATCTTGATTAACAGAAAGCCATTTGATATTAGTACCGGCTTTTATGTTTTAGAATCTTCCTGGTCTAAGGAAACGAACAGAATTAAGCGGAACAATGAAGAAGCCCGAACAATAAATAAACACCTTGACAAATTAATTGAGAAAGTAAGTCTTACGGAAAGAGCACTTTTCTTAAAAGGGATAGACTTAACCTTTGAATCCTTCAAAATAGAATTTACTGGAAAAACTGAAAGAACCCGACAGTTAATCCCCATATTTCAGGACCACAATAAAAAATTAAAAGAACTGGTTGGAATAGAATATGCTGCCGGAACCCTTGAGCGGTACGAGACTTCACTTAAACACACACAGGACTTTTTAAAATGGAAATTCAACAAGCCCAATATCGGTATTGAACAAATAGACCATGCCTTTATTACCGATTACGAATTTTATTTGCGAAGTGAACGTAAATGCGCTAACAATACAGCGGTAAAGTACATCAAGAACTTTCACAAAATAATTAATAT encodes the following:
- a CDS encoding 1-acyl-sn-glycerol-3-phosphate acyltransferase — encoded protein: MPKFDSIRQFYDSEVNSAIQGIAHHPMMKALMSFTFPDVEESVWMEQLKRIHSIRDFQVNFIYQSIQRVLERSSDGLTTSGFEKLDPNTSYLFISNHRDIILDTSLLNVSLFDHGLVMTASAIGDNLVQKSFLLTLSKLNRNFLVKRGLPPRELLHSSKLMSEFMYHLLSKENRSVWIAQREGRTKDGNDATHQGVLKMLGMASDEPNLMDFFKKIRVVPVSISYEYDPTDALKMPQIMAEANDETYIKEKNEDFITLISGIIGQKKRIHIHVGDILDKELDKIAAENDNNNKQIQALAQVIDDSILSTYKLWPTNFIAYDLLHNDNRFENQYTEKEKQLFERRLEMRLGSEKDVLRESFLAMYANPVVNQLKYQNVD
- a CDS encoding asparaginase, giving the protein MSTKPKILLVYTGGTIGMVKDSETGVLKAFNFDELLHNIPELRLLDCIIETFSFNEPIDSSNMNPEKWVAIAEAIQENYDAFDGFVVLHGSDTMSYSASALSFMLENLAKPVIFTGSQLPIGDLRTDAKENLITAIQVASLQNKNKAVITEVGLYFEYKLYRGNRTTKISAEHFNAFASPNYPELAESGVDLKVNNDLLLKKGAGKKLKVNKGFDDNVAVVKMFPGINESVLNAILQIPNLKGVVLETYGSGNAPTEDWFISILKKAIKKGLHVVNVTQCSGGSVNMGKYETGMHLKKIGVISGHDITTEAAVTKLMYLLGQNVSQSVFKTIFETSLRGELT